A stretch of the bacterium genome encodes the following:
- the ribD gene encoding bifunctional diaminohydroxyphosphoribosylaminopyrimidine deaminase/5-amino-6-(5-phosphoribosylamino)uracil reductase RibD, with protein MGLQSDSYYMRRALAVARRGAGLASPNPMVGACLVKDRKIISYGYHAKFGAEHAEVMALKSARKCAQGATLYVTLEPCNHQGKTPPCTEAILAAGISRVVCAMRDPNTQVLGRGVERLEQAGIEVKLGVLEAEARRLNEFWCYHQATGLPFVILKVALSADAKVGLRGEGKTPISGTVSMRHLHGIRSRVDAILVGGSTVIADDPLLSNRRLGAKHMEWQPKRVVLQGSQLIDRQRQIFNTPNLGEVIVYSEKDHTHLDLRAVLKDLGARGMTSVLVEAGPKLFDAVFNAQLFQRLLVYSSPKILGPDGINLGCRVEEIQRNQEFKSDSRRLGADSLIRVERK; from the coding sequence ATGGGTTTACAGAGCGATAGCTACTATATGCGTCGCGCGCTTGCCGTTGCTCGGCGTGGTGCGGGCTTGGCCTCGCCTAATCCAATGGTTGGAGCATGCTTGGTTAAGGATCGTAAAATCATTAGTTACGGCTATCATGCGAAGTTTGGCGCTGAACATGCCGAAGTGATGGCGCTTAAATCTGCGCGCAAATGCGCACAGGGGGCGACGCTATATGTAACGCTTGAACCTTGTAATCATCAGGGTAAAACTCCACCGTGCACAGAAGCTATTCTTGCTGCCGGGATCAGTCGCGTTGTTTGTGCAATGCGCGATCCTAATACCCAAGTTTTAGGTCGCGGAGTTGAAAGATTAGAGCAAGCAGGGATTGAAGTTAAGCTTGGAGTGCTCGAAGCTGAGGCTCGACGTCTTAATGAGTTTTGGTGCTATCACCAAGCTACTGGACTGCCCTTTGTAATTCTCAAAGTTGCGCTAAGTGCTGACGCCAAAGTCGGCCTGCGTGGCGAGGGAAAAACGCCGATTTCAGGAACAGTCTCAATGCGTCATTTGCATGGGATACGCAGTAGAGTTGATGCAATTCTAGTCGGGGGTAGCACGGTCATTGCTGACGATCCGCTGCTTTCGAATCGTCGGCTCGGGGCTAAGCACATGGAGTGGCAACCTAAGCGCGTGGTTCTTCAAGGTAGTCAGTTGATTGACCGGCAGCGGCAAATTTTCAACACTCCTAACTTAGGAGAAGTGATTGTATACTCTGAGAAAGACCATACTCATCTTGACTTAAGGGCTGTACTAAAAGATTTAGGTGCTCGAGGGATGACTAGTGTTTTAGTCGAAGCGGGGCCTAAGCTTTTTGATGCGGTTTTTAATGCTCAGTTATTCCAGCGTTTGCTGGTCTACAGTTCACCTAAGATTTTGGGTCCTGACGGAATAAATTTAGGTTGTCGAGTTGAGGAAATCCAAAGAAATCAAGAATTTAAATCCGATTCACGGCGATTAGGAGCTGACAGCCTAATCCGGGTCGAGCGCAAATAA
- the ribA gene encoding GTP cyclohydrolase II: MSLSFDKFEDCLADLRAGRQIVLVDDEDRENEGDLVCAAELVTEENLAFMMGQGKGLICLSLDHELIDRLKLSKQVTENTAPLGTNFKISIDHRSVKDFGVTARGRAATIRAAVSPTATAADFISPGFVFPLGAQPGGVLKRIGQTEGSVDMARLAGLQPGAVICEIMSPTGEMLRGQALGEFCKAHNLKLTSVAEIRKHRLAHEISVRQVAQTKIELADILPASSSAERQAVTVYVYIDDHTNDEHLVFVIGNPQADRSGAGVLARLHSECLTGDVFESQRCDCGSQFDRTLAAMINAGSGVLVYLQQEGRGIGLANKLRAYQLQDRGLDTVQANLELGFAADERDYRVGAQILLDLGIDRVALISNNPDKQRALESYGVKVISRVNVPSAINQTNRSYLEAKRDRLGHLIDL, from the coding sequence ATGTCGCTTAGCTTCGATAAATTTGAAGACTGTTTGGCGGACTTACGTGCCGGTAGGCAAATTGTCTTAGTTGATGATGAGGATCGCGAGAACGAGGGCGACTTAGTTTGTGCTGCCGAACTTGTGACCGAAGAGAATCTTGCTTTCATGATGGGCCAGGGCAAGGGCTTAATCTGTCTTAGTCTCGACCACGAGCTGATCGATCGTCTCAAACTTTCCAAGCAAGTCACCGAGAACACTGCCCCGCTGGGGACGAATTTTAAAATTAGTATCGACCATCGCTCCGTTAAAGACTTTGGCGTCACGGCTCGCGGCCGGGCGGCTACAATTCGCGCGGCGGTCTCGCCAACGGCGACGGCAGCAGATTTTATTTCGCCAGGCTTTGTTTTCCCTTTAGGTGCTCAACCTGGGGGAGTCTTGAAGCGTATTGGCCAGACGGAAGGCTCTGTCGATATGGCCCGGCTTGCTGGGCTTCAGCCTGGGGCTGTGATTTGCGAGATTATGTCGCCAACAGGCGAGATGTTGCGTGGTCAAGCGCTTGGGGAGTTTTGCAAAGCGCACAATTTAAAGCTTACAAGCGTTGCTGAAATTCGCAAACATCGTCTCGCACACGAAATTTCCGTGCGTCAGGTTGCCCAGACGAAGATCGAACTCGCTGATATTTTGCCTGCCAGTAGTAGCGCAGAACGGCAAGCTGTGACGGTTTATGTCTACATTGATGATCATACGAATGACGAGCATTTAGTTTTCGTGATCGGCAATCCGCAGGCGGACCGATCGGGGGCAGGCGTTTTAGCGCGACTGCATTCGGAATGTTTGACGGGAGATGTTTTCGAGAGTCAGCGTTGTGATTGTGGATCGCAATTTGACCGCACTTTAGCGGCGATGATTAATGCCGGGTCGGGGGTGTTGGTTTATTTGCAGCAGGAAGGGCGTGGTATCGGTTTAGCTAACAAGTTGCGTGCGTATCAATTGCAGGATCGCGGCTTAGACACGGTGCAGGCCAATTTGGAGTTAGGCTTTGCTGCTGACGAACGAGATTATCGAGTTGGAGCACAAATTCTTTTGGACCTCGGCATTGATCGAGTAGCCTTGATTAGTAATAATCCTGACAAGCAGCGGGCGCTTGAGTCTTACGGGGTTAAAGTTATTTCTCGGGTGAATGTTCCCTCGGCAATTAATCAGACAAATCGTTCTTATTTAGAGGCCAAGCGTGACAGGCTCGGCCACTTGATCGACCTTTAG
- a CDS encoding ATP-binding protein, which translates to MRLDEALYYWREGDKEVDFVLKIGRNLYAIEVKSGQRKQLKGLEEFSKQFSSSKQIIITPDNYENFEASPRAFIEKNAL; encoded by the coding sequence ATTCGCCTTGATGAGGCCCTGTATTATTGGCGGGAGGGAGACAAGGAAGTTGATTTTGTTTTGAAAATTGGAAGGAATTTATACGCGATTGAAGTCAAAAGCGGTCAGCGTAAGCAGCTTAAGGGACTTGAAGAATTCAGCAAGCAATTTTCAAGTTCAAAACAAATTATCATCACGCCAGATAATTATGAAAATTTCGAGGCTTCGCCTCGGGCATTTATTGAAAAAAACGCGCTCTAA